A window of Panicum virgatum strain AP13 chromosome 8K, P.virgatum_v5, whole genome shotgun sequence contains these coding sequences:
- the LOC120646381 gene encoding disease resistance protein Pik-2-like, which translates to MEIVTGALPSVIEKLAGLAAGEYNLQKGLKGEIKFLQEELESMKGALEDISRTPADQLPNNDKIWSRNVREFSYDIEDSIDTFMVQCNGKRLGTQHGLKKVIDRSLHLLMQPKVRHRIAKEVRGIKSRVMEVHERRPRYEVSHGVDKPVSVDLRLFTQYYTEVKELVGIDEARDEFINNCLTKENNVPMKQGKIVSIVGFGGLGKTTLANAVHKKIRL; encoded by the coding sequence ATGGAAATCGTGACGGGGGCACTGCCAAGCGTCATCGAGAAGCTCGCTGGTCTGGCGGCCGGCGAGTACAATCTGCAGAAAGGGCTGAAGGGGGAGATCAAGTTCCTGCAAGAagagcttgagagcatgaaggGTGCGCTGGAGGACATCTCAAGGACTCCGGCAGACCAGCTTCCCAATAATGACAAGATTTGGTCCAGGAATGTGAGGGAGTTTTCCTATGACATAGAGGATAGTATTGACACATTTATGGTGCAATGCAACGGCAAAAGGCTGGGCACACAGCATGGGCTCAAAAAGGTCATTGATAGGAGCCTCCACCTGTTGATGCAGCCAAAGGTTCGCCATAGGATTGCTAAAGAAGTCAGAGGGATCAAGAGTCGCGTCATGGAGGTGCACGAGCGGCGGCCCCGGTATGAGGTCAGCCATGGTGTTGATAAACCTGTTAGTGTTGACCTTCGTTTATTCACTCAGTACTACACCGAGGTGAAAGAGCTTGTTGGGATTGATGAGGCAAGGGATGAGTTCATCAATAATTGTTTGACAAAAGAGAATAACGTTCCCATGAAGCAAGGGAAGATAGTTTCAATAGTTGGATTTGGAGGCCTGGGAAAGACAACTCTTGCTAATGCAGTTCATAAAAAGATCAGATTATAA